In the Desulfobaccales bacterium genome, one interval contains:
- a CDS encoding M48 family metalloprotease: MRRFIPVLTLAVGLPLMVGFNIPSLPLPSPPLPSQAQKAAEVVTKTGTKAVQASRSLSDAEEYYLGRAVAARLLARYPLYRNPEATLYVNQVGLAVARKSSRPTTYRGYHFAILDSQEPNAFACPGGLILVTRGLIRMCATEDELAAVLAHEVAHVARKDGVNSISQARWSEVLTTAGAEAARQYGGGVAGAVLNLFEGAVEDVFRTLVVTGYSRQAEEAADKEAVSMLSRAGYQPQALAAVLGKISGTSGGMFRTHPPSSERLARVKTLARESSPGPKDKVRAERFQRVKF; the protein is encoded by the coding sequence ATGCGGCGGTTCATCCCTGTCCTGACCCTGGCCGTGGGCCTGCCCCTGATGGTGGGCTTCAACATTCCCTCCCTGCCTCTGCCCAGCCCGCCTCTGCCCTCCCAGGCCCAGAAGGCGGCGGAGGTGGTGACCAAGACCGGCACCAAGGCGGTGCAGGCTTCCAGATCTCTGAGCGACGCCGAGGAGTATTACCTGGGGCGGGCGGTGGCGGCCCGGCTCTTGGCCCGCTACCCCCTCTACCGGAACCCGGAGGCCACCTTGTATGTCAACCAGGTGGGGCTGGCGGTGGCCCGGAAATCCTCCCGGCCCACCACTTACCGAGGCTACCACTTCGCCATCCTGGACAGCCAGGAGCCCAATGCCTTTGCCTGCCCCGGGGGCCTCATCCTGGTGACCCGGGGGCTCATCCGCATGTGCGCCACGGAGGATGAGCTGGCCGCGGTGCTGGCCCACGAGGTGGCCCATGTGGCCCGCAAGGACGGCGTCAACTCCATCAGCCAGGCCCGCTGGAGCGAAGTGCTGACCACTGCCGGGGCCGAGGCGGCCCGGCAATACGGCGGCGGCGTGGCCGGGGCGGTGCTCAACCTCTTTGAGGGCGCGGTGGAGGATGTCTTCCGCACCTTGGTGGTCACCGGCTACAGCCGCCAGGCCGAGGAGGCGGCGGATAAGGAGGCGGTGTCCATGCTGAGCCGCGCCGGCTATCAGCCCCAAGCCTTGGCGGCGGTGCTGGGGAAGATCTCCGGCACCAGCGGCGGCATGTTCCGCACCCACCCCCCCAGCAGCGAGCGGTTGGCCCGGGTCAAGACCCTCGCCCGGGAAAGCTCCCCGGGCCCCAAGGACAAGGTGCGGGCGGAGCGGTTCCAGCGGGTGAAATTTTAG
- a CDS encoding deoxyribodipyrimidine photo-lyase, with translation MSVRVHPRRVRRLKDGPAGPGPVVYWLSREQRARDNWALLHAQDLALEATRPLVAVFCLVPAFLGATLRQYAFMLRGLAETTHTLAQHHIPLLLLQGRPEEEIPRLVAKLRARVLVSDFDPLRIKREWKAGVLARLDLPVLEVDAHNLIPCWLASDKQEWAAYSFRPKVRRLLPEFLTDFPEFQPHPHRIGEVPAWPPVEEVLAGLPVDRTVEEVPRPLPGEAAARQTLAEFIARRLSRYPQDRNDPARNGQSGLSPYLHFGQLAPQRAAWEVFQAEVPPEAKEAFLEELIVRRELSDNFCYYQPQYDQVAGFPEWARKTLDEHRADPREYLYSLEELEAARTHDELWNAAQREMVLTGKMHGYLRMYWAKKILEWSPDPETALMSAIYLNDRYELDGRDPNGYVGIAWSIGGVHDRAFAERPIFGKIRYMSRQSLARKFDLRDYLLKFAL, from the coding sequence ATGTCGGTCCGTGTCCACCCCCGCCGGGTCCGGCGGCTCAAGGACGGCCCCGCAGGCCCGGGGCCCGTGGTCTATTGGCTCAGCCGGGAGCAGCGGGCCCGGGACAACTGGGCCCTGCTCCACGCCCAGGACCTGGCCCTGGAGGCCACCCGCCCGCTGGTGGCGGTCTTCTGCCTGGTGCCGGCGTTTTTGGGGGCCACCCTGCGGCAATACGCCTTCATGCTCCGGGGGCTCGCCGAGACCACCCACACCCTGGCCCAGCATCATATCCCCCTGCTCTTGCTTCAAGGCCGCCCGGAGGAGGAAATCCCTCGCCTCGTTGCCAAGTTACGGGCCCGGGTCCTGGTCAGCGACTTTGATCCTCTGCGAATCAAGCGGGAGTGGAAGGCCGGGGTGCTGGCCCGGTTGGACCTGCCGGTCCTGGAGGTGGATGCCCACAACCTCATCCCCTGCTGGCTGGCCTCCGACAAACAGGAGTGGGCCGCCTACTCCTTCCGGCCCAAGGTGCGCCGGCTCCTGCCGGAATTTCTTACCGACTTCCCGGAATTCCAGCCCCACCCCCACCGCATCGGGGAGGTCCCGGCTTGGCCGCCGGTGGAGGAGGTGCTGGCCGGCCTGCCCGTGGACCGCACCGTGGAGGAAGTCCCCCGGCCCCTCCCCGGGGAGGCGGCGGCCCGGCAGACCTTGGCGGAATTCATTGCCCGGCGGCTGAGCCGCTATCCCCAGGACCGCAATGACCCCGCCCGAAACGGGCAATCCGGCCTGTCGCCGTATCTGCACTTCGGCCAGTTAGCCCCCCAGCGGGCCGCCTGGGAGGTCTTCCAGGCCGAGGTGCCGCCGGAAGCCAAGGAGGCCTTTCTGGAAGAGCTCATCGTCCGCCGGGAACTGTCGGACAATTTCTGTTACTACCAGCCGCAGTATGACCAGGTGGCCGGCTTCCCGGAGTGGGCCAGAAAGACTCTGGACGAGCACCGCGCCGATCCCAGAGAGTATCTCTATTCCCTGGAGGAGCTGGAGGCGGCCCGCACTCACGATGAGCTGTGGAACGCCGCCCAGCGGGAGATGGTGCTCACCGGCAAGATGCACGGCTACCTGCGCATGTATTGGGCCAAGAAGATCCTGGAATGGAGCCCGGACCCGGAAACGGCGCTTATGTCCGCCATCTATCTGAACGACCGTTACGAGCTGGACGGCCGGGACCCCAACGGCTATGTGGGCATTGCCTGGAGCATCGGCGGGGTCCACGACCGGGCCTTTGCCGAGCGGCCCATCTTCGGCAAAATCCGCTACATGAGCCGGCAGAGTCTGGCCCGCAAATTTGACCTGCGGGACTATCTCCTGAAATTTGCCCTGTGA